From the genome of candidate division WOR-3 bacterium, one region includes:
- a CDS encoding 4Fe-4S binding protein: MRPFRISQIIFTILINSYILVFFEKTLIYTGYLKSFLVPILNCWSTPTTWFSCPLGAYQHSIIIKDFPFYTLGLFFIIGAFVGRMACGWLCPFGLFQDLLFKISKKKISLPKITPLFTIILFLSSYFLIWLKFNYLSLIIKIVIILTSTIIGLLLDIILKIRIKEIDLTFLKYIFLIFLATFIVFFTNEPWFCKLCPQGTLEAGIPLVLYDPENSLKTMVGLFFYLKILILIIIFILAIFIKRIFCKVICPIGAIYSLFNKISLFHLEVDKEKCGKCNICIKVCPTDINVYENANQTDCIRCLECYYQCPKKAIKLKIS; the protein is encoded by the coding sequence ATGAGACCTTTTAGAATCTCCCAAATAATTTTTACAATATTAATCAACAGTTATATTTTAGTATTTTTTGAAAAGACATTAATTTATACCGGATATTTAAAAAGTTTTTTGGTGCCGATATTAAACTGCTGGTCAACTCCAACCACTTGGTTTTCTTGTCCATTGGGTGCCTATCAACATTCTATAATAATTAAAGATTTTCCTTTTTATACCTTGGGTTTGTTCTTTATTATTGGTGCCTTTGTTGGCAGAATGGCTTGTGGTTGGCTATGTCCTTTTGGTCTTTTCCAAGACCTACTTTTTAAAATAAGTAAGAAAAAAATCTCTCTTCCTAAAATTACCCCTTTATTTACCATTATACTATTTCTCTCTTCTTATTTTTTAATCTGGCTTAAATTTAACTATCTTTCTTTAATCATTAAAATTGTTATAATTTTAACTTCAACAATTATCGGTCTTCTCTTAGATATAATCTTAAAAATCCGTATAAAAGAAATTGATTTGACTTTTCTCAAATATATCTTTCTCATATTTTTGGCAACCTTTATTGTCTTTTTTACCAATGAACCTTGGTTTTGTAAACTTTGTCCCCAAGGAACATTAGAAGCAGGAATCCCTTTAGTATTATACGACCCAGAGAATAGTTTAAAAACAATGGTTGGGTTATTTTTCTATCTAAAGATTTTGATATTAATAATTATCTTTATCCTGGCAATCTTTATAAAAAGAATATTTTGCAAAGTAATATGTCCTATTGGTGCGATTTATTCTCTCTTTAATAAGATAAGCCTCTTCCATTTAGAAGTTGATAAAGAAAAATGTGGTAAATGTAATATCTGTATAAAAGTCTGCCCCACCGATATAAATGTCTATGAAAATGCTAACCAAACCGACTGTATTAGATGTTTAGAATGCTATTACCAATGCCCCAAAAAGGCAATCAAATTAAAAATATCTTAA